The genomic interval CAGTATACGAGGTATATCGTGATGGGGATCAAGGACCGACAACTCGCGCAGAAAGAGCGGCTCCGCCGGAGCATTCTTGACGCTGCCGCGGAACTCTTCGTCAAAGAGGGCTACGAGAAAGTCTCGATGCGCCGGCTCGCGGAGAAGATCGACTATTCCCCGATGTCGATCTATCTGCATTTTCGGGACAAGGCTGAGCTACTCGACACGATCTGCGAAGAGACGTTCACGACACTGATCCAGCACAAGCGCCTGGCCAGAGCTGAGGATTATCCCGGCGACCCAATCGGCTACCTGAAGGCCGGCCTGCGTGCGTACATCGAGTTCGGCCTTCGCCATCCGTACCACTATCAACTCACGTTCATGACGCGCTCTTCGGTCGACGGAGAGCGCCGAAAGCGGATCGGGCAGGAGGCGTTCGGTTGCTTGCGGACGGCAGTCCGAACGTGTGCCGAGCAGGGCAAGCTTCGCATCGACGATGTAGAACTCGCCAGCCAGGTGCTGTGGACGGCCATTCACGGTGTGACCTCGCTGCTGATCACGCACTCAAAGTTTCCTTGGGCGAATCGGGAACGGCTGATCGGTGAGGCCGTCGATACCGTCGTCCGGGGCCTCGAGCGAGACAGTCAGTCAGTGTAACCGGCCCGTTGCCTGCGGGCGGGAATTTTTTTTGCTCAAAAAATGTACAGTGTAATGAGAGTATACGTTGTATCGAGCAAGCGACATCGCCGGGTGCCGGCGGCACGCAGGAGGAACGAAAGATGCCACAGGACCGCGCAACACTAGTTGAGACGAACCTGGCTTCGCCGAATCCACCAAACCCGGTTCCGGTGAATGCCCCTAGCCCCACCGCGGCTTCGCGCAATGGCTCGGCCAGTGATGAGCGAAGCGATCAGAGCGCAGGACCCCTTACACGCCGCCGCGGCCGGTCCCGGACGCGCACCTGGGCGTTCGGACTGGCGATCGCTGCCACGATCGCAGCGGTCAGTTACACATTTCGCTATTTCGACTATGCCGGCACGCACCCCGGCACCGATGATGCCTACGTGCAGGGGGACACGACGATCGTCAGCGCCAAGGTCTCAGGTCGGGTGGCCAGCATCCTCGTGAGGGGATATCAGCAGGTCCATAAGGGCGACCTGCTTGTGGAGCTCGACCCCGTGGATGCCGAGATCGCGGTTCAGCAGGCGCAGGCCGGCCTGGAGGTCGCCCAGACCCGAGTCGGCCAGGCCGCGGCGGCGCTCGTCGCCCAGCGGCATCAGACTACGGCGTCGCTCGCTCAGGCGCAGGCCGCCCAGGCGGCGGCGACCGCTCGTGTGCCTCAGAGCCAAACGAGCGTCACGCTCGAAGACCAGACCGTCCGCGAGTCGATCGCGATGGCCCGCGCGCAATTGAGCGCGACCGAAGCGCAGGTCACCTCGGCGAGGTCCAATCTCGTCAAGGCCCGCAACGATCTGACGCGGGCGAAAGAGCTGCTCGCGCAAGGAGCGGTGGCGGCCCAACAGGTCGACCAGGC from bacterium carries:
- a CDS encoding TetR/AcrR family transcriptional regulator gives rise to the protein MGIKDRQLAQKERLRRSILDAAAELFVKEGYEKVSMRRLAEKIDYSPMSIYLHFRDKAELLDTICEETFTTLIQHKRLARAEDYPGDPIGYLKAGLRAYIEFGLRHPYHYQLTFMTRSSVDGERRKRIGQEAFGCLRTAVRTCAEQGKLRIDDVELASQVLWTAIHGVTSLLITHSKFPWANRERLIGEAVDTVVRGLERDSQSV
- a CDS encoding HlyD family secretion protein; translated protein: MPQDRATLVETNLASPNPPNPVPVNAPSPTAASRNGSASDERSDQSAGPLTRRRGRSRTRTWAFGLAIAATIAAVSYTFRYFDYAGTHPGTDDAYVQGDTTIVSAKVSGRVASILVRGYQQVHKGDLLVELDPVDAEIAVQQAQAGLEVAQTRVGQAAAALVAQRHQTTASLAQAQAAQAAATARVPQSQTSVTLEDQTVRESIAMARAQLSATEAQVTSARSNLVKARNDLTRAKELLAQGAVAAQQVDQAQAAYDAAAAQDRSATDGVSQARAGLAQAHAAQLNVPIRRQDVTAAVAQQAQAAAGLETARAGFDVVAQRAAELATARAGVAQAAAQLAAARQQLDYTRVMAPADAIVGSDVPVQSGQVVQPGQTLLTLVFSSSKWVQANFKETQLGRVRAGQPATIRVDLLGRTFHGRVERLGPATGAALAVLPPQNATGNFTKVVQRVPVRIALEDAPDTLQVGLSVEATIDTTGRGASSQFAGEGAR